A portion of the Candidatus Woesearchaeota archaeon genome contains these proteins:
- a CDS encoding type II/IV secretion system ATPase subunit, whose protein sequence is MRKVKIKRKVKSTAKKAGHKKSKAGSHKNSGSHRMLGLQKKEGFHKMSGSHKGSVSHDRVKSHKKVKSHKKVKSHNMKSNNNVKSLKVKKSSRKITGMKGKKAKSARRARKAAKRSANKDQSHQKKLLKQYHFVSSNIPVTVRIWKEYGKSTPLYEVNISRISDTTMAMLERIRKELINEVTLGIVDITDIKKESVVEDKFKETITLLISKYFPDVTEDIRKFLISYLVQKSLGMGNIEVLMNDDALEEIAINGMNDPVWVYHKEFTWLKTNITVGNEGIIKHYATMIGRKVGRNISALAPLLDAHLSTGDRVNATLAPISTKGNTLTIRKFSRDPWTITKFLQAKTLSIRAAAMIWLAMQYEMSAIVTGGTASGKTSALNVLASFFPPNQRIISIEDTREIALPKFLHWVPLSTRQPNAEGRGLISMEDLLTNSLRMRPDRVIVGEVRRKFEAETLFEAIHTGHSVYATFHANNANEVIVRLTNPPIEVPKTMLPSLSLIITQFRNRRTGIRRTLEIAEVLPDSTHKVIMKYDARKDRLIEVAKPLHLMQQIRLFSGLSDARIRKDLAEKEKVLSYLVKHNIHNVDDVGRVIAEYYSGKDKLLKLVSQNRKL, encoded by the coding sequence ATGAGGAAGGTCAAGATCAAAAGGAAAGTGAAGAGTACGGCGAAGAAGGCAGGGCATAAGAAGTCAAAGGCTGGGTCTCATAAGAATTCAGGATCTCACAGGATGCTAGGATTACAAAAGAAAGAAGGATTTCATAAGATGTCAGGATCTCATAAGGGATCAGTATCACATGATAGGGTGAAATCACATAAAAAGGTTAAATCACATAAAAAGGTTAAATCACATAACATGAAATCAAATAATAATGTTAAATCATTGAAAGTCAAGAAATCATCCAGGAAGATTACTGGTATGAAGGGAAAGAAGGCAAAGTCCGCAAGGCGGGCCAGGAAGGCTGCAAAGAGGTCTGCAAACAAGGATCAGTCCCATCAGAAGAAGCTTCTCAAGCAGTATCATTTTGTCTCGAGCAACATACCTGTGACTGTCAGGATTTGGAAGGAGTACGGCAAATCCACTCCATTGTATGAGGTGAATATCTCCAGGATCTCAGACACCACCATGGCCATGCTCGAGCGCATCAGGAAAGAGCTTATCAATGAGGTCACGCTTGGTATCGTTGACATAACCGATATCAAGAAAGAGTCCGTTGTGGAGGACAAGTTCAAAGAGACAATTACGCTTCTCATCTCCAAGTATTTCCCTGATGTCACTGAGGACATCCGGAAGTTCCTTATCTCTTATCTTGTCCAGAAGAGCCTTGGGATGGGTAACATTGAGGTCCTCATGAATGATGATGCTCTTGAGGAGATCGCCATCAATGGCATGAATGATCCTGTCTGGGTCTATCACAAGGAGTTCACCTGGCTCAAGACTAACATCACTGTCGGCAATGAGGGCATCATCAAGCATTATGCCACGATGATCGGCAGGAAGGTCGGCAGGAACATATCTGCTCTCGCCCCTCTTCTGGATGCCCATCTGTCGACTGGTGACAGGGTGAATGCGACTCTTGCTCCCATCTCGACCAAAGGCAACACTCTCACAATCAGGAAGTTCTCCAGGGATCCCTGGACAATAACCAAGTTCCTTCAGGCAAAGACTCTTTCCATCAGGGCCGCAGCGATGATCTGGCTTGCTATGCAGTATGAGATGTCTGCAATAGTGACTGGAGGCACTGCTTCTGGCAAGACCTCTGCTCTTAATGTCCTTGCATCTTTTTTCCCTCCGAACCAGAGGATCATCTCTATCGAGGACACGAGGGAGATCGCCCTTCCGAAGTTCCTGCACTGGGTCCCTCTTTCGACAAGGCAGCCTAATGCAGAGGGTCGCGGGCTAATTTCAATGGAGGATCTCCTCACGAATTCTCTGAGGATGAGGCCTGATCGGGTCATTGTGGGTGAAGTCAGGAGAAAATTCGAGGCTGAGACGCTTTTCGAAGCCATCCATACCGGCCATAGCGTGTATGCCACTTTCCATGCAAATAATGCGAATGAGGTGATTGTCAGGCTGACTAATCCTCCTATCGAGGTCCCTAAGACCATGCTTCCATCATTATCATTGATCATAACCCAGTTCCGTAACAGGAGGACCGGCATCAGGAGGACTTTGGAGATCGCAGAGGTGTTGCCTGACTCGACGCATAAGGTAATCATGAAGTATGATGCCCGTAAGGATAGGCTGATTGAGGTTGCCAAGCCTCTTCATCTGATGCAGCAGATCAGGCTCTTCTCTGGTCTTTCAGATGCAAGGATCAGGAAGGATCTTGCTGAGAAGGAGAAGGTCTTGTCTTATCTTGTGAAGCACAACATACATAATGTTGATGATGTCGGCAGGGTCATAGCCGAGTATTACTCTGGGAAGGATAAGCTTTTGAAGCTTGTCTCGCAGAACAGGAAGTTATGA
- a CDS encoding type II secretion system F family protein, giving the protein MGKIKSTFLKYLADKIPNLDYKLRQANISSEKERFMLKVIMNTLVFSVLMSVYLFFLLHNKFSPYWLFVLFPVFLFLSYSYFIRLPDIKIIRKRKEIDREIVFAMRFLIIELQSGIPIYTAFLNITKNYRAIGFYTKEILDKINLGTSLELALKETIDTIPSESLQKIFFQILNATETGSDISKALNTTLEQIVQEQYIEVKEYGRKLNPIAMFYMLVAIIFPSLGMTMIVVMSLFIGFRISLPILMILTAVMAFLQFMFLSMIRSQRPAVEL; this is encoded by the coding sequence GTGGGGAAAATCAAGAGCACATTTTTGAAGTATCTGGCAGATAAGATTCCGAATCTGGATTATAAGCTCAGGCAGGCGAATATCTCTTCTGAGAAGGAGAGATTCATGTTGAAGGTCATCATGAACACCCTGGTTTTCTCTGTCCTGATGTCTGTTTATCTGTTCTTCCTTTTGCATAATAAGTTTTCTCCTTACTGGCTTTTTGTTCTCTTCCCTGTATTCCTGTTCCTCTCATATTCTTATTTCATCCGCCTTCCTGACATAAAGATAATACGTAAGAGGAAGGAGATCGATCGTGAGATTGTTTTTGCTATGCGTTTCCTGATAATTGAGCTGCAGTCAGGCATCCCTATCTACACTGCTTTCCTGAACATCACCAAGAATTACAGGGCAATAGGATTTTACACTAAGGAGATATTGGACAAGATAAACCTGGGGACTTCTCTTGAGCTTGCCTTGAAGGAGACTATCGATACGATTCCTTCTGAGTCGCTCCAGAAGATATTCTTCCAGATCCTTAATGCGACTGAGACAGGTTCTGACATCTCCAAGGCTCTCAACACCACTCTTGAGCAGATTGTCCAGGAGCAGTATATCGAGGTCAAGGAATATGGGCGCAAGCTCAATCCCATCGCCATGTTCTACATGCTTGTCGCCATAATATTCCCATCTTTGGGCATGACCATGATTGTTGTCATGTCCTTGTTCATCGGTTTTCGCATCTCTCTCCCGATCTTGATGATCCTGACTGCTGTGATGGCTTTCCTCCAGTTCATGTTCCTTTCCATGATAAGGTCTCAGAGGCCTGCTGTTGAACTATGA
- a CDS encoding type II toxin-antitoxin system PemK/MazF family toxin, translating into MGKRIAVKRGEIWLVNLDPTIGHEIRKSRPGIIIQNDIGNKYSPITIIAPVTSSIEKIYPIEVLLTKKNSGLKKESKAVLNQIRAIDKKRLIRKIGRLKNSAIGEVNEAIKISLGLY; encoded by the coding sequence ATGGGAAAACGCATCGCTGTAAAAAGAGGAGAGATCTGGCTGGTGAACCTGGATCCGACAATCGGCCATGAGATCCGAAAATCAAGACCTGGTATCATAATACAGAATGACATCGGCAACAAATATAGCCCAATCACAATAATTGCTCCGGTGACATCAAGCATAGAGAAAATATATCCTATAGAGGTGCTTCTGACCAAGAAAAATTCAGGACTTAAAAAAGAATCAAAAGCAGTCCTTAACCAGATAAGAGCAATTGATAAGAAAAGACTGATCAGGAAGATAGGAAGACTGAAGAACAGCGCCATTGGAGAAGTGAATGAAGCAATAAAGATAAGCCTTGGACTCTATTGA
- a CDS encoding type II secretion system F family protein: MKKTKIHGNIESRLDRLKSRTERRHHRIGRLHKPKVDKKLLESAKVPGHDAKEGQNAKEGHGAKGGHKAQSPEKPSPKVDRKAVRARKRQERHLRLKNYMLKAGIDKEPKRIRAVLFNMAFFLDIASFIIFITYSGLYQGIAVNLGYVLFILFFFMVLMLPLALMLVWIIYLLYLDIRAFRRKLEVENVLPDFLQLASSNMKAGMPIDKALWFAVRPQFGVLAKEIELVAKQTLTGEDLTDALHDFALKYDSNILQRSIDLIIEGIESGGNVSELLLRIADGINKMRLLKKEMAASVATYVIFITFASIMIAPVMFALSYQLISIVQSIISSGDFTFIPNAPMVFYKTIDLSDFRVFSAVYLAITSLFSAMIISTIRKGTVKEGINFLPVYILVALVIYFVAMSLLKLFLSGIFV, encoded by the coding sequence ATGAAGAAGACAAAGATCCACGGGAATATTGAATCAAGGCTTGATAGGCTCAAGTCACGCACCGAGAGGAGGCATCATAGGATAGGCAGGCTGCACAAGCCCAAGGTGGATAAGAAGCTTCTTGAGAGTGCAAAGGTTCCAGGGCATGATGCCAAAGAAGGGCAAAATGCTAAAGAAGGACATGGTGCTAAAGGAGGGCATAAGGCCCAGTCGCCAGAGAAGCCCAGCCCCAAGGTTGACAGGAAAGCTGTCAGGGCAAGGAAGAGGCAGGAGCGTCATCTCAGGCTCAAGAACTACATGCTCAAGGCCGGCATCGACAAGGAGCCCAAGAGGATAAGGGCAGTGCTCTTCAATATGGCTTTTTTCCTCGACATCGCTTCATTCATCATCTTCATCACTTACTCCGGCCTCTATCAGGGCATTGCAGTCAATCTGGGTTATGTCCTTTTCATACTGTTCTTTTTCATGGTATTGATGCTCCCTTTGGCTTTGATGCTGGTCTGGATCATCTATCTGCTCTATCTAGATATCAGGGCTTTCAGGAGGAAGCTTGAGGTCGAGAATGTCCTGCCTGATTTCCTCCAGCTCGCTTCATCCAACATGAAGGCCGGCATGCCTATCGACAAGGCTCTCTGGTTTGCTGTGCGCCCCCAGTTCGGTGTCCTTGCAAAGGAGATTGAGCTTGTCGCCAAGCAGACCTTGACCGGCGAGGACCTGACTGATGCCTTGCATGATTTTGCATTGAAATATGATTCCAACATCTTGCAGAGGTCCATTGATCTGATCATCGAGGGCATTGAGTCCGGCGGCAATGTCTCAGAGCTCCTGCTCAGGATCGCTGACGGCATCAATAAGATGCGTCTTCTGAAGAAGGAGATGGCAGCGAGCGTTGCGACTTATGTCATATTCATAACCTTTGCTTCGATCATGATAGCCCCTGTCATGTTCGCTCTTTCTTATCAGCTCATCTCTATTGTGCAGAGCATAATAAGTTCTGGCGACTTCACTTTCATACCTAATGCTCCCATGGTCTTTTACAAGACAATAGATCTTTCAGATTTCAGGGTTTTTTCAGCGGTGTATCTGGCGATCACAAGCCTTTTCTCTGCTATGATAATCTCAACCATCAGGAAGGGCACTGTGAAGGAAGGCATCAACTTCCTTCCGGTGTACATCCTGGTCGCTCTTGTGATCTACTTCGTGGCCATGTCATTGCTCAAGCTTTTCCTGAGCGGGATTTTTGTCTAG